From a single Brassica napus cultivar Da-Ae chromosome C9, Da-Ae, whole genome shotgun sequence genomic region:
- the LOC106394510 gene encoding uncharacterized protein LOC106394510 → MRCRALHVGRRKRVMVNVSARKHMSRLRRMVAPETSFSDEFDGDTLYRLTADHILLLQARVQLLRRISSLYGL, encoded by the coding sequence ATGAGGTGTAGAGCGCTTCACGttggaagaagaaagagagtgaTGGTTAATGTGAGCGCGAGGAAGCATATGAGCCGTCTCCGTCGGATGGTTGCTCCAGAAACGAGTTTTTCTGATGAATTTGACGGTGACACACTTTATCGTCTCACGGCTGATCACATTTTGCTCCTCCAAGCAAGAGTCCAACTTCTTCGTCGTATTTCTTCTCTATATGGTCTATAG
- the LOC106417829 gene encoding VAN3-binding protein-like isoform X2, whose translation MELALTSTDHHLQLRNNPSPSEAHPDEISIAKFQGDSRPVSYSKMDKSLKMDDPDIKPSMPSWKTNDVKSWIWMQQAMHPELSYEGFFRKKLKLPWKITPSIKKWWKEIKAKRKEEVRLQRAEVHAAVSLAGLAAALAAVASENAEKDGGNNRPNTKETAVVSAAAVVAAQCAQMAETMGANRDQLSTVIGSAMTGISVSEILALTASATTSLKGAATLKARRSCNINRLNGSAPVLPIEESSELPPEFDKNRYLLAQGTDLFVETPDGDFKARTVSIVLNKEGKVILKMKKHNLLRTKKECVVTNVHVELYKDSESENNNIEDTCYLIVLKTNRGAMKLDMADDYSRYKTWIATIQHMLALSSSSFRSKYDLTFNNKN comes from the exons ATGGAGCTAGCATTAACATCAACAGATCATCATCTTCAGTTGAGAAATAATCCATCGCCTTCAGAGGCACATCCAGACG AGATATCGATCGCCAAGTTTCAAGGCGACTCAAGACCTGTTTCTTATTCT AAGATGGATAAGAGTCTGAAGATGGACGATCCAGATATTAAGCCCTCGATGCCTTCATGGAAAACAAATGATGTCAAG TCATGGATATGGATGCAACAAGCAATGCACCCGGAACTGAGCTACGAAGGCTTCTTCCGCAAGAAACTT AAACTTCCATGGAAGATTACGCCGTCGATAAAGAAATGGTGGAAAGAGATTAAAGCGAAACGAAAGGAAGAAGTGAGGCTACAGAGAGCTGAAGTCCACGCCGCCGTTTCGTTAGCCGGTCTGGCCGCCGCTCTTGCCGCCGTAGCTTCCGAGAACGCTGAAAAGGACGGTGGTAATAATCGACCAAACACGAAAGAGACAGCCGTGGTGTCTGCGGCCGCTGTGGTGGCAGCGCAGTGTGCTCAGATGGCAGAGACAATGGGAGCAAACAGAGACCAGCTCAGTACAGTGATTGGTTCGGCCATGACTGGGATAAGTGTCAGTGAGATACTCGCTCTCACTGCCTCAGCTACAACTT CTTTGAAAGGTGCTGCGACGCTAAAAGCAAGAAGAAGTTGCAATATCAATAGATTGAACGGCTCTGCGCCTGTGTTACCTATTGAAGAATCTTCTGAGTTGCCTCCTGAATTTGACAAGAACAGATACCTTCTTGCTCAAGGAACCGATCTCTTTGTTGAGACACCAGATG GGGACTTCAAGGCTAGGACAGTGTCTATAGTCTTAAACAAGGAAGGGAAG GTGATTCTTAAAATGAAGAAACATAACTTACTCAGGACTAAGAAAGAAT GTGTTGTGACGAATGTTCATGTGGAACTTTATAAAGACTCGGAGAGCGAAAACAACAACATAGAAGACACTTGTTATCTCATTGTCCTGAAGACAAACAGAGGAGCTATGAAACTAGACATGGCTGATGATTACAGTCGTTACAAGACATGGATCGCAACGATCCAACACATGCTCgctctctcctcttcttccttccgTTCAAAATACGATCTCACTTTCAACAACaaaaactga
- the LOC106417829 gene encoding VAN3-binding protein-like isoform X1 has product MELALTSTDHHLQLRNNPSPSEAHPDGMDFLSREWCNFAVQSLQPDHIIYDRSIVPVEISIAKFQGDSRPVSYSKMDKSLKMDDPDIKPSMPSWKTNDVKSWIWMQQAMHPELSYEGFFRKKLKLPWKITPSIKKWWKEIKAKRKEEVRLQRAEVHAAVSLAGLAAALAAVASENAEKDGGNNRPNTKETAVVSAAAVVAAQCAQMAETMGANRDQLSTVIGSAMTGISVSEILALTASATTSLKGAATLKARRSCNINRLNGSAPVLPIEESSELPPEFDKNRYLLAQGTDLFVETPDGDFKARTVSIVLNKEGKVILKMKKHNLLRTKKECVVTNVHVELYKDSESENNNIEDTCYLIVLKTNRGAMKLDMADDYSRYKTWIATIQHMLALSSSSFRSKYDLTFNNKN; this is encoded by the exons ATGGAGCTAGCATTAACATCAACAGATCATCATCTTCAGTTGAGAAATAATCCATCGCCTTCAGAGGCACATCCAGACGGTATGGATTTTCTATCTCGAGAATGGTGTAATTTTGCGGTTCAATCGCTTCAGCCTGACCATATCATCTACGACCGTTCCATTGTCCCCGTAGAGATATCGATCGCCAAGTTTCAAGGCGACTCAAGACCTGTTTCTTATTCT AAGATGGATAAGAGTCTGAAGATGGACGATCCAGATATTAAGCCCTCGATGCCTTCATGGAAAACAAATGATGTCAAG TCATGGATATGGATGCAACAAGCAATGCACCCGGAACTGAGCTACGAAGGCTTCTTCCGCAAGAAACTT AAACTTCCATGGAAGATTACGCCGTCGATAAAGAAATGGTGGAAAGAGATTAAAGCGAAACGAAAGGAAGAAGTGAGGCTACAGAGAGCTGAAGTCCACGCCGCCGTTTCGTTAGCCGGTCTGGCCGCCGCTCTTGCCGCCGTAGCTTCCGAGAACGCTGAAAAGGACGGTGGTAATAATCGACCAAACACGAAAGAGACAGCCGTGGTGTCTGCGGCCGCTGTGGTGGCAGCGCAGTGTGCTCAGATGGCAGAGACAATGGGAGCAAACAGAGACCAGCTCAGTACAGTGATTGGTTCGGCCATGACTGGGATAAGTGTCAGTGAGATACTCGCTCTCACTGCCTCAGCTACAACTT CTTTGAAAGGTGCTGCGACGCTAAAAGCAAGAAGAAGTTGCAATATCAATAGATTGAACGGCTCTGCGCCTGTGTTACCTATTGAAGAATCTTCTGAGTTGCCTCCTGAATTTGACAAGAACAGATACCTTCTTGCTCAAGGAACCGATCTCTTTGTTGAGACACCAGATG GGGACTTCAAGGCTAGGACAGTGTCTATAGTCTTAAACAAGGAAGGGAAG GTGATTCTTAAAATGAAGAAACATAACTTACTCAGGACTAAGAAAGAAT GTGTTGTGACGAATGTTCATGTGGAACTTTATAAAGACTCGGAGAGCGAAAACAACAACATAGAAGACACTTGTTATCTCATTGTCCTGAAGACAAACAGAGGAGCTATGAAACTAGACATGGCTGATGATTACAGTCGTTACAAGACATGGATCGCAACGATCCAACACATGCTCgctctctcctcttcttccttccgTTCAAAATACGATCTCACTTTCAACAACaaaaactga
- the LOC106392612 gene encoding glutathione S-transferase T3-like, producing the protein MEPFSLNSPGFVNLLALQSSPPIDVDSAEAAGNSPGLVKPLERRKWGPKEDLVLINAWLNTSKDPIVSNEQKAGAFWKRIEEYFNSSPQLIGSVPREWSQCKQRWGRVNEQVCKFVGSHEAALKEQASGQNENDVMKAAHDIFLNDYHVKFTLEHCWRELRFDQKWRSHPFSRDGEKEKRKEAGPKVVPDEEEVRPPGVKASKAAKRKKHGNEAAFDQIHSMLALKNNISKQKILDRLLAKNEDTLSDQEVSLKNKLISEML; encoded by the coding sequence ATGGAACCTTTCTCCCTTAACTCTCCCGGGTTTGTTAACCTATTAGCTTTGCAGAGCAGTCCACCAATAGACGTAGACTCTGCTGAGGCAGCTGGTAACTCTCCCGGGTTAGTTAAACCATTGGAAAGGAGAAAGTGGGGACCCAAAGAAGACCTTGTGCTCATCAATGCTTGGTTGAACACGAGCAAGGATCCCATAGTCAGTAATGAGCAGAAGGCAGGAGCGTTTTGGAAGAGAATAGAGGAGTATTTCAATTCAAGCCCTCAGCTCATTGGCTCCGTTCCTAGAGAGTGGAGTcaatgtaagcagaggtggggaagAGTGAATGAGCAGGTGTGCAAGTTTGTGGGAAGCCATGAAGCCGCTTTGAAGGAGCAAGCGAGTGGccaaaatgagaatgatgtcaTGAAGGCTGCCCATGACATCTTCTTAAATGACTATCATGTCAAGTTCACCCTTGAACATTGCTGGAGGGAACTGAGGTTTGATCAGAAATGGAGATCACACCCTTTCTCGAGAGATGGTGAaaaggagaaaaggaaggaaGCAGGTCCGAAGGTGGTGCCTGACGAGGAAGAGGTTAGGCCTCCTGGTGTTAAGGCTAGCAAAGCAGCCAAACGCAAGAAGCACGGGAATGAAGCAGCTTTTGATCAAATACATAGCATGCTAGCTCTGAAAAATAACATTTCCAAACAAAAGATCCTTGATCGTCTCCTAGCCAAAAACGAAGACACACTTTCTGATCAAGAAGTGTCTCTTAAGAATAAACTCATCTCTGAAATGCTTTGA
- the LOC106390400 gene encoding transcription factor IBH1-like 1, whose amino-acid sequence MNTYNMVKQEFIKKWITTLHMLDSSVEHPMNVTERKNVIRLSSDIAMAATRSGATIWSRALISRTRKYTTTCKPVAHRILKKARNRMKNRCTTITRNGIFGEKMRVRKRTELLKSLVPGGELIYDKDYLIRETLDYIVYLQAQVDVMRTVAAIDSVTRDLSKNT is encoded by the coding sequence ATGAACACGTATAACATGGTAAAGCAAGAATTTATCAAGAAATGGATAACGACTCTCCACATGTTAGATTCTTCCGTTGAACACCCCATGAACGTAACCGAGAGGAAAAACGTGATAAGACTATCATCGGACATAGCGATGGCAGCCACAAGAAGCGGCGCAACCATATGGAGCCGTGCTCTCATCTCTAGGACCAGAAAGTACACGACAACCTGCAAACCCGTGGCTCATAGAATACTCAAGAAAGCTCGGAACCGGATGAAGAATCGTTGTACTACTATTACACGAAATGGAATTTTTGGGGAGAAAATGAGAGTGAGAAAACGTACGGAATTGCTCAAGAGTCTAGTACCAGGAGGCGAGTTGATATACGACAAAGACTACTTGATAAGAGAGACACTTGATTACATTGTTTACCTCCAAGCACAAGTGGACGTAATGCGAACCGTTGCAGCCATCGATTCGGTCACCAGAGACTTATCGAAAAACACGTAA